Proteins encoded together in one Schumannella luteola window:
- a CDS encoding NTP transferase domain-containing protein produces the protein MTTQIVILAAGMGSRLGRSLPKPLTELSDGRTIMQQQFDNIRAAFGKKAKVTIVVGYKMEYIVEAFPQAEFVYNEQYDQTNTSKSLLRALKASKDGGVLWMNGDVVFDPAALIRAAEWVEGDRSFVSVNTAKVSDEEVKYTVDAEGFIDELSKTVVGGLGEAVGINFVSSRDKAGLIRQLGKVGDQDYFERGIELSIEQDKTRFEPVDISDLYAVEVDFAEDLERANLFV, from the coding sequence GTGACCACGCAGATCGTGATCCTGGCCGCCGGTATGGGCAGCCGACTCGGACGCTCGCTTCCGAAGCCCCTGACGGAGCTCAGCGACGGCCGCACCATCATGCAGCAGCAGTTCGACAACATCCGCGCCGCCTTCGGCAAGAAGGCCAAGGTGACGATCGTCGTCGGCTACAAGATGGAGTACATCGTCGAGGCCTTCCCGCAGGCCGAGTTCGTCTACAACGAGCAGTACGACCAGACCAACACCTCGAAGAGCCTGCTGCGCGCGCTCAAGGCGTCGAAGGACGGCGGAGTGCTCTGGATGAACGGCGACGTGGTCTTCGACCCGGCCGCGCTCATCCGCGCCGCCGAGTGGGTCGAGGGCGACCGCAGCTTCGTCAGCGTCAACACCGCGAAGGTCTCCGACGAGGAGGTCAAGTACACGGTCGACGCCGAGGGCTTCATCGACGAGCTCTCGAAGACCGTCGTCGGCGGCCTCGGCGAGGCGGTCGGCATCAACTTCGTCTCGAGCCGCGACAAGGCCGGTCTCATCCGCCAGCTCGGCAAGGTCGGCGACCAGGACTACTTCGAGCGCGGCATCGAGCTGTCGATCGAGCAGGACAAGACGCGCTTCGAGCCGGTCGACATCTCCGACCTCTACGCGGTCGAGGTCGACTTCGCGGAGGACCTCGAGCGCGCGAACCTCTTCGTCTGA
- a CDS encoding ABC transporter ATP-binding protein produces MTTNEPAPDAEGAPAPKRRSTSRSAATSSSASRSPSASRTPRTTPARSRSTKKPAADPAAETPVEGDGSTPSTPSTAKPAARRTTSAAKAAAAKGAASGAGSRTSSTSRTPAKSGTSSSRSAATSPRTRKPVSRAYAPKPSTVAADERSGAAATSEKSAAVEGAAALDEAAAVDEPTPVVESDSAAEVEAPGETETESAGADAADAEAEASATVILEEEIGADPLASTGEPGEDPAVTEDAPVLESVADPAADTPESDVPTTSVRIVDPAPVEQSAPEPEPEPEPEPEPEPEPEPVAASPVVETAPRVAPPASLFADEPVAQRELVLDPSITVAESVLDDVLTPADADNGPEVALTVRGLTKSFGSVHAVKAVDLTVHAGKFFGIVGPNGAGKTTTLSMITGLLRPDAGAIEVRGAEVWAGRRARTDGMGVLPDRLRLFDRLTGAQLLHYAGSLRGLDRATIAHRSRDLAIAFGLTASLARPVSDYSVGMTKKIALASAMIHAPRLLVLDEPFESVDPVSTAAIIRILRRFAAAGGTVVLSSHSMDLIERVCDEVAIIAEGSVLASGSMREVLGGMSLEDRFVELAGGAGAVEGMEWLQSFSG; encoded by the coding sequence GTGACGACGAACGAGCCGGCTCCGGACGCCGAGGGCGCCCCCGCTCCGAAGCGTCGCTCGACCTCGCGATCGGCCGCGACATCCTCGTCAGCGAGTCGTTCTCCGAGCGCGTCGCGCACCCCGCGCACGACGCCCGCGCGCTCCCGCTCGACGAAGAAGCCCGCCGCGGATCCTGCCGCCGAGACTCCCGTCGAGGGCGATGGGTCCACCCCGTCGACACCGAGCACGGCCAAGCCCGCCGCCCGCCGTACCACCTCGGCAGCGAAGGCCGCCGCTGCGAAGGGCGCGGCCTCCGGTGCCGGCTCGCGCACCTCATCCACCTCACGCACGCCGGCGAAGAGCGGCACCTCATCGAGCCGCAGCGCGGCGACCAGCCCGCGAACCCGCAAGCCGGTCTCGCGCGCCTACGCGCCGAAGCCGAGCACGGTCGCCGCTGATGAGCGCAGCGGCGCGGCGGCAACCAGCGAGAAGAGCGCCGCGGTCGAAGGGGCCGCTGCTCTCGACGAAGCCGCCGCAGTCGACGAGCCGACGCCGGTCGTGGAGAGCGACTCGGCCGCCGAGGTCGAAGCTCCTGGCGAGACCGAGACGGAGAGTGCCGGCGCGGATGCCGCCGATGCGGAGGCGGAGGCCTCTGCGACCGTCATCCTCGAGGAGGAGATCGGGGCAGACCCCCTGGCATCGACGGGCGAGCCGGGTGAGGATCCTGCTGTGACCGAAGACGCCCCCGTCCTCGAGTCGGTCGCCGACCCCGCCGCCGACACTCCGGAATCCGACGTGCCGACCACCTCGGTGCGCATCGTCGACCCCGCGCCGGTCGAGCAGAGTGCACCCGAGCCCGAGCCCGAGCCCGAGCCCGAGCCCGAGCCCGAGCCCGAGCCCGAGCCCGTCGCGGCGTCGCCCGTCGTCGAGACCGCGCCGCGCGTCGCGCCTCCCGCCTCGCTCTTCGCCGACGAGCCGGTCGCTCAGCGGGAACTGGTGCTCGACCCGAGCATCACGGTCGCCGAGTCGGTTCTCGATGACGTTCTGACCCCGGCGGACGCCGACAACGGCCCCGAGGTCGCCCTGACCGTGCGCGGCCTGACGAAGAGCTTCGGCTCGGTGCACGCCGTCAAGGCCGTCGATCTGACCGTGCACGCGGGCAAGTTCTTCGGCATCGTCGGCCCGAACGGCGCCGGCAAGACGACGACGCTCTCGATGATCACCGGCCTGCTGCGCCCCGACGCCGGCGCGATCGAGGTCCGCGGCGCCGAGGTCTGGGCCGGGCGCCGCGCCCGTACCGACGGCATGGGCGTGCTGCCCGATCGCCTGCGTCTCTTCGACCGGCTGACCGGCGCGCAGCTGCTGCACTACGCCGGCTCGCTGCGCGGCCTCGACCGCGCCACGATCGCGCACCGCAGTCGAGACCTCGCGATCGCCTTCGGGCTGACAGCGTCGCTCGCGCGTCCCGTCTCCGACTACTCGGTCGGCATGACCAAGAAGATCGCGCTCGCCTCGGCGATGATCCATGCGCCCCGGCTGCTGGTGCTCGACGAGCCCTTCGAGTCGGTCGACCCGGTGTCGACGGCGGCGATCATCCGCATCCTCCGTCGTTTCGCAGCGGCGGGCGGCACGGTGGTGCTGTCGAGCCACAGCATGGATCTGATCGAGCGCGTCTGCGACGAGGTCGCCATCATCGCGGAGGGCTCGGTGCTCGCCTCGGGTTCGATGCGCGAGGTGCTCGGCGGCATGTCGCTCGAAGACCGCTTCGTCGAGCTGGCCGGCGGCGCGGGAGCAGTGGAGGGCATGGAGTGGTTGCAGAGCTTCTCCGGCTGA
- a CDS encoding DUF3039 domain-containing protein, translating into MDFQGRTQDPDQGGAGGIDVLDRELEQLLEDAQLEEGDHERFSHYVKKEKILESALSGKPVKALCGKKWIPGRDPEKFPVCPDCQRIYERMKH; encoded by the coding sequence GTGGACTTCCAGGGCAGAACTCAGGACCCCGACCAGGGCGGCGCCGGCGGCATCGATGTGCTCGACCGCGAGCTCGAGCAGCTGCTCGAGGACGCGCAGCTCGAAGAGGGCGACCACGAGCGCTTCTCCCACTACGTGAAGAAGGAGAAGATCCTCGAGTCGGCGCTCTCCGGCAAGCCGGTCAAGGCGCTCTGCGGCAAGAAGTGGATCCCGGGTCGCGACCCGGAGAAGTTCCCGGTCTGCCCCGACTGCCAGCGCATCTACGAGCGGATGAAGCACTGA